The following coding sequences are from one Delphinus delphis chromosome 17, mDelDel1.2, whole genome shotgun sequence window:
- the SDR16C5 gene encoding epidermal retinol dehydrogenase 2, with protein MAPNLNSVKTFFVFLGKSVFALLEVLVFAIIPRPQKNVAGEIVLITGSGSGLGRLLALKFARLGSVLVLWDVSQEGNEETCKMAQEAGATAVYAYTCDCSRKEEVYRVADQVKKEVGDVSILINNAGIVTGKKFLDCPDELMEKSFDVNFKAHLWTYKAFLPAMIANDHGHLVCISSSAGLIGVNGLADYCASKFAAFGFAESVFMETFAKKQNGIKTTIVCPFFINTGMFDGCTTGCPSLLPILEPEYAVRKIVDAILQEKSYLYMPRFIYFIVFLKSFLPLKLGMLLAEYMGVFNAMDGFCGHKKKD; from the exons ATGGCGCCCAACCTGAACTCAGTCAAGACGTTTTTCGTTTTCTTGGGAAAATCAGTGTTTGCCCTTCTGGAGGTTCTGGTTTTTGCCATAATCCCAAGGCCACAGAAGAATGTTGCTGGTGAAATCGTACTTATAACAGGCTCTGGGAGTGGACTTGGAAGGCTCTTAGCCCTCAAATTTGCCCGCCTGGGATCGGTGCTTGTTCTCTGGGATGTCAGCCAGGAGGGGAATGAGGAGACCTGCAAGATGGCTCAGGAAGCTGGAGCCACAGCGGTTTATGCGTATACCTGTGATTGCAGCCGGAAGGAGGAAGTGTATAGAGTGGCCGATCAG GTTAAGAAAGAAGTTGGCGACGTTTCAATCCTCATCAACAATGCCGGAATCGTAACAGGCAAAAAGTTCCTCGACTGCCCGGATGAGCTTATGGAAAAGTCTTTCGATGTGAATTTCAAAGCACATTTATgg ACTTATAAAGCCTTTCTACCTGCGATGATCGCTAACGACCATGGACATTTGGTTTGCATTTCGAGTTCAGCTGGATTAATTGGAGTAAATGGACTGGCCG ATTATTGTGCAAGTAAATTTGCAGCCTTTGGATTTGCTGAATCGGTATTTATGGAAACATTTGCCAAGAAACAAAACGGGATCAAAACCACTATTGTGTGCCCATTTTTTATAAACACTGGAATGTTTGACGGCTGTACTACTGG CTGTCCTTCTCTGTTACCGATTCTGGAACCAGAATATGCAGTCAGGAAGATAGTAGATGCTATCCTGCAAGAAAAATCGTACTTATATATGCCAAGGTTTATATACTtcatagtgtttttaaaaag TTTCTTGCCCCTCAAGCTTGGAATGCTTTTGGCTGAGTATATGGGTGTCTTTAATGCAATGGATGGCTTCTGTGGCCATAAGAAGAAAGACTAA